Proteins from a genomic interval of Spea bombifrons isolate aSpeBom1 chromosome 4, aSpeBom1.2.pri, whole genome shotgun sequence:
- the INTS13 gene encoding integrator complex subunit 13, whose product MKTFSESHKTVFVVDHCPYMAESCRQHVEFDMLTKNRTHGIIPLAPISKSLWTCAVEASMEYCRIMYDIFPFKKLVNFIVSDSCSRILNSWSQEDQNLQELMAALAMIGPPNPRADPECCSILHGLVAAVETLCKITDYQHEARTALMENADRVANRGRIICLTNAKSDSHVQMLEECVNETIHDHNKLAAGSDHLMQIQKCELVLIHTYPVGDESLVSDRPRKELSPALSSEVHSVRAGRHLATKLNQLVQLHFDLASTTITNIPMKEEQHANTSANYDVELLHHKEAHVEFAKSGDGHVGNSREPSLKETVTLKWCTPRTNSVELHYCTGAFRISPVDVNSRPSSCLTNFLLNGRSVLLEQPRKSGSKVISHMLSSHGGEIFLHVLSSSRSILEDPPSISEGCGGRVTDYRITDFGEFMRENRLMPFPEPRYRMDGTTEVPLERAKEQLERHTRYWPMIISQTTIFNMQAVVPLASVIVKESLTEEDVLNCQKTIYNLVDMERKNDPLPISTAGTRGKGPKRDEQYRIMWNELETLVRAHINGSEKQQRVLDCLLACRSKPPEEEERKKRGRKRDDKEDKSEKNSKDHEHDKKWQESEKVKSAIDREKEDLAEAEVIKDSPDSPEPPNKKPRSAVEDVPAVEKSKGPMSLLTLWTTRIHAANSKKHQEFFGRLNSVNNKAELYQHLKEDNGSDVLENGKPSRQ is encoded by the exons ATGAAAACCTTCTCCGAGTCGCACAAGACGGTGTTCGTGGTGGATCACTGCCCCTACATGGCAGAGTCGTGCCGCCAGCACGTAGAGTTCGACATGCTGACAAAGAATCGCACCCACGGCATCATCCCGCTGGCTCCGATCTCCAAATCGCTGTGGACATGCGCGGTGGAAGCCTCTATGGAGTACTGCAGGATAATGTACGATATATTTCCGTTTAAGAAACTG GTGAATTTTATCGTCAGTGATTCCTGTTCCCGGATTCTGAATTCTTGGAGTCAGGAAGACCAGAACCTGCAGGAG CTAATGGCAGCTTTGGCAATGATCGGCCCCCCAAACCCTCGTGCGGACCCCGAGTGCTGCAGTATTCTGCATGGACTTGTCGCAGCCGTGGAAACCTTATGTAAAATCACAGATTACCAGCACGAGGCCCGGACGGCTTTGATGGAGAATGCGGACCGCGTGGCGAATAGGGGCCGAATAATCTGTCTCACCAACGCAAAAAG CGACAGCCACGTCCAGATGCTGGAAGAATGCGTAAATGAAACGATTCACGACCACAACAAGCTGGCGGCGGGATCGGATCA CCTGATGCAGATTCAGAAATGCGAACTGGTTTTGATTCACACGTACCCCGTTGGTGACGAGAGTTTGGTTTCCGATCGCCCCAGAAAAGAG CTGTCCCCTGCGTTAAGTAGCGAGGTGCACAGTGTCCGCGCCGGACGCCATCTTGCCACCAAACTGAACCAGCTGGTGCAGCTTCACTTTGACCTCGCGTCCACAACCATCACCAACATCCCGATGAAG GAAGAACAACACGCAAACACGTCGGCCAACTATGACGTGGAGCTGCTACATCACAAAGAAGCGCATGTAGAGTTTGCGAAGAGCG GTGATGGGCACGTTGGTAACAGTCGAGAACCAAGCCTAAAGGAGACCGTGACGTTGAAATGGTGCACGCCGCGGACAAACAGCGTGG AGCTGCATTATTGCACGGGAGCGTTCCGAATTTCCCCCGTAGATGTGAATAGCAGACCTTCCTCGTGCCTCACCAACTTTCTTCTTAATG gtCGGTCGGTGTTGTTGGAGCAGCCGCGGAAGTCTGGATCCAAAGTGATCAGCCACATGCTAAGTAGCCACGGAGGAGAGATCTTCCTGCACGTGCTGAGCAGCTCCCGATCCATACTGGAAGATCCGCCATCCATCAGCGAGGGCTGCGGAGGAAGAGTCACGGATTATAGAATTACG GACTTTGGGGAGTTCATGAGAGAAAACCGGCTGATGCCTTTTCCGGAGCCCCGGTACCGGATGGACGGGACTACGGAGGTTCCCCTGGAGCGAGCCAAGGAACAGCTAGAGAGACACACGCGTTACTGGCCGATGATCATCTCTCAAACCACCATCTTCAACATGCAGGCT GTTGTACCTCTGGCCAGCGTGATAGTCAAGGAGTCGCTGACTGAAGAGGACGTTCTGAACTGTCAGAAAACCATTTACAACTTGGTGGATATGGAGAGAAAAAACGACCCGCTCCCAATCTCTACGGCTGGTACCAGAGGCAAAGGACCCAAAAG AGACGAGCAGTACCGTATAATGTGGAACGAGCTGGAGACTCTGGTCCGAGcgcacattaacggctcggaaAAGCAACAGCGGGTACTCGACTGCCTCCTGGCCTGCCGGAGCAAGCCGCCCGAAGAGGAGGAGCGCAAGAAACGAGGGCGCAAGAGGGACGACAAAGAGGACAAGTCAGAGAAGAACTCCAAGGATCATGAGCACGACAAGAAGTGGCAGGAATCGGAGAA ggTGAAATCTGCGATAGATCGGGAGAAGGAGGACCTGGCAGAAGCTGAGGTCATCAAGGATTCCCCAGACTCTCCAGAACCTCCTAACAAGAAGCCTCGCAGTGCGGTGGAGGACGTGCCGGCCGTAGAGAAGTCCAAAG GCCCGATGTCTCTGCTGACGCTCTGGACCACGAGAATCCACGCCGCCAATTCCAAGAAACACCAGGAGTTTTTCGGCCGCCTCAATTCCGTCAACAACAAAGCTGAATTGTACCAGCATCTCAAAGAGGACAACGG ATCGGACGTGTTGGAGAACGGAAAGCCGAGTCGGCAGTGA
- the FGFR1OP2 gene encoding FGFR1 oncogene partner 2, producing the protein MSCTIEKVLMDAKALVERLRDHDGAAEALIEQTMVLNKRVEAMKQYQEEIQELNEVARHRPRSTLVLGIQQENRQIRELQQENKELRTSLEEHQSALELIMSKYREQMFRLLMASKKDDPGIVTKLKEQHSKDLQLHVEKISEMTAVMRRAVEIDEQQGNEEYDRIVKLEQENKRLREILQITRESFVKLQRDETSENLPVAALIHGADLSLRKS; encoded by the exons aTGAGCTGCACAATAGAAAAGGTGCTGATGGATGCAAAGGCCCTGGTGGAGAGGCTGCGAGATCACGACGGTGCCGCCGAGGCGCTCATTGAGCAAACAATGGTGCTGAATAAGCGCGTGGAAGCCATGAAGCAG TACCAGGAGGAGATTCAGGAGCTGAACGAAGTAGCCAGGCATCGGCCGCGATCTACGCTGGTACTGGGTATCCAGCAGGAGAACCGGCAAATCAGGGAACTGCAGCAGGAGAATAAGG AGTTGCGCACGTCCCTGGAGGAGCACCAGTCTGCTCTGGAGCTGATCATGAGTAAGTACCGCGAGCAGATGTTTCGCTTGTTGATGGCCAGCAAGAAGGACGACCCTGGGATCGTCACGAAGCTGAAGGAGCAGCATTCTAAG GACTTACAGCTTCACGTGGAGAAGATCAGCGAGATGACGGCGGTGATGAGACGGGCTGTAGAGATAGACGAGCAGCAGGGAAACGAAGAGTACGACCGGATAGTAAAACTGGAG CAAGAGAACAAGCGCTTACGTGAAATCCTTCAGATAACACGAGAGTCTTTCGTGAAACTTCAGAGAGATGAGACATCAGAGAACCTGCCGGTGGCTGCGCTGATCCACGGCGCTGATCTGAGCCTCCGGAAAAGCTGA
- the TM7SF3 gene encoding transmembrane 7 superfamily member 3: MWPLAPSAMLFLLGGILLCGEMAEPAGGLLEVTIGAFTELKLDQASPTEILVRNIPQNFSFLLFQVHTQFQNVTLSLSKIPSKNDSDTGSDTGLVTILQPEQVVCTWYLESASPKQLVASAVTIPYTERDPIPGACNLEFSLDVYPNLHLQYNLYETVIEFAPANLGHARGQSAPACDVKTDLNSRWRLLYDVYQYFLPENNLNESTLLTHLRRMSMVQQVMANGMKLATLTSSDLPSVSFASIPGQGVIYSVIVRDPVLNTSAAYVPVHTYACNFTAAVDNCYTLGKVSTKIFFTFCGLIGLFLCFFGHRFLKTDFFFVGFVIAGFLMFVLLTRVTQLGYDARLGLTALSGVVGGFLLVASWWRCGSVYACVLPVGLVLGFLLASVVFFTPIGEYEVFRDSRVFWMTFSAITAGSVLLLPLPKILNILSCALVGSYTVVLAIDSYLYTSLSYITLNVLKRALNTEFSAAYTSVPFQTNDFIMIALWAVLLVAGAGTQFYRERERPPFPPTPYLVWKRDRERRKTNVLDPSYHLPPLKDRVLLRLAQFREIFRREQPAGERTPLLL; encoded by the exons GTCTCTTGGAAGTAACCATCGGAGCGTTCACAGAACTGAAACTGGACCAAGCGTCCCCAACTGAAATCCTCGTGCGCAACATCCCGCAGAACTTCTCCTTCCTTCTCTTTCAAGTTCACACCCAGTTCCAGAACGTCACGCTCTCGCTCAGCAAG ATCCCCAGTAAAAATGATTCCGACACCGGCAGTGACACGGGATTAGTCACCATCCTCCAGCCAGAGCAGGTGGTTTGCACGTGGTACCTGGAGTCTGCGTCTCCCAAGCAGCTGGTGGCTTCAGCGGTTACCATACCCTACACAGAGAGAG ATCCGATCCCTGGGGCTTGTAACTTGGAGTTCAGTTTGGACGTTTACCCCAATCTTCATTTACAGTATAATTTGTATGAAACAGTCATAGAATTTGCTCCGGCGAATCTGGGTCACGCCAG AGGGCAAAGCGCTCCAGCGTGCGACGTGAAGACCGACCTGAACTCCAGATGGCGGCTGCTGTATGATGTCTACCAATACTTCCTTCCGGAAAACAACCTCAACGAATCCACCCTCCTCACCCACCTGCGAAGAATGTCTATGGTCCAGCAAGTGATGGCAAACGGCATGAAG TTGGCCACCCTGACATCCAGTGACCTGCCATCCGTGTCCTTCGCTTCCATCCCAGGACAAGGCGTGATTTACAGTGTGATCGTGCGCGACCCCGTCCTCAACACCTCAGCGGCGTATGTTCCCGTTCATACGTACGCCTGCAACTTCACCGCTGCTGTGGACAACTGCTATACCCTGG GGAAAGTttcaactaaaatatttttcacgtTCTGTGGCCTCATCGGTCTCTTTCTCTGTTTCTTCGGGCACAGATTTCTGAAAACAG ATTTCTTCTTCGTGGGTTTCGTTATCGCCGGGTTCCTGATGTTTGTTCTCCTCACCAGAGTCACTCAGCTTGGATATGACG CGCGGTTGGGTTTGACGGCCTTAAGCGGAGTCGTCGGGGGCTTCCTGCTGGTGGCGTCCTGGTGGAGATGTGGCAGCGTCTATGCCTGTGTGCTCCCCGTGGGGCTGGTTCTGGGATTCCTCCTGGCTTCGGTTGTTTTCTTCACTCCAATAG GGGAATATGAAGTTTTTCGAGACAGCAGAGTGTTTTGGATGACTTTCTCGGCCATTACCGCCGGCTCTGTGCTGCTGCTTCCTCTTCCAAAAATT CTGAATATACTGAGCTGCGCGCTGGTCGGCTCGTACACCGTGGTGTTGGCCATTGACAGCTATCTGTACACAAGTCTCTCCTACATCACATTAAATGTTCTCAAGAGAGCGCTAAACACAGAATTCAGCGCGGCGTATACCAGCGTTCCTTTCCAGACAAACG aTTTCATAATGATCGCGTTATGGGCTGTGTTACTGGTGGCCGGAGCGGGCACTCAGTTTTACAGGGAGAGGGAGCGCCCACCTTTCCCTCCGACCCCTTACCTGGTTTGGAAACGAGACCGAGAAAGAAGGAAAACCAATGTTTTGGACCCGAGTTACCACCTGCCTCCCCTGAAGGATCGGGTCCTTCTCAGACTGGCCCAGTTCCGGGAGATCTTCCGAAGGGAGCAGCCTGCGGGGGAGAGGACGCCGTTACTTCTATAA